The genomic segment CTGCTGGGACTCTCGCACGTCGAGATCAGTCCCTACAGTGTCGACCCGAGCGTGGTGCGAACGTTGCCCGAGGAAGCAGCGCGACGCCACCGCGCGATCCCGCTGTTCCGCGTCGGCAACGACCTCACCCTGGCCATGGCCGACCCGACCGACGTGCTCGCGATCGACGCCGTACGGGACAGCACCGGCTGCGACGTGATTCCGGTCCTGGCCCTGCGCAGGGACATCGAGCGGGCGATCAACCAGTTCTACGGGATCGACCCCATCCTCGAGCGGCTCGTCGCCGAGGCCCAGCGCACCGAGGCCGTGGCCGAGGTGACGGAACGCGAGGACGAACTCGATCTCTCGGACCTCGCCTCGGACGAGTCGCCGACGGTCCGTCTGGTCAATCTGATCATTCTCAAGGCGATCCGCGACGGCGCCAGCGACGCCCACGTCGAACCCGACCACGACGCGCTGCGCGTGCGCTACCGCGTGGACGGCCGCCTGGGGGCCGAACAGCGCATTCCGCTGGCCCTGCACGCCGGCATCGTCAGCCGCCTGAAGATCCTGGCGGATCTCGACCTCGCCCAGAAGCGCCTGCCCCAGGACGGTCGGATCAGTCTCCACGCCGAAGGCCGGCGCATCGACCTGCGCATCAGCTCGCTGCCGACGATCCGCGGCGAGAAGATCGTCCTGCGTCTGCTCGACACCCAGCAGACCCTGACCTCGCTCGCCGACCTCGGGCTGGCCCCTTCGATCGAGACCGACTGGCGCGAGCTCGTCGCGAGTCCCCACGGCATGATCCTCGTGACGGGACCGACCGGGAGCGGCAAGACGACGACGCTCTACGCCTCGCTCACCGCGATCAACAAGCTCGACACGAACATCGTGACGGTCGAGGACCCCGTCGAGTTCGACTTCCCGGTCATCAACCAGGTGCAGGTGAACACGAAGGCGGGGCTGACCTTCTCATCGGCCCTGCGCAGCATCCTGCGTCAGGACCCGAACGTGATCATGGTGGGCGAGATCCGCGACCGGGAGACGGCACAGATCGCCGTACGGGCGGCTCTGACCGGACACCTCGTCCTCTCGACCCTGCACACGAACGACGCCACGAGCGCCCCCAACCGGCTCATCGACATGGGCGTGGAACCCTACCTGGTGGCGAGCGCGCTCAAGGGAGTCCTGGCCCAGCGGCTCGTCCGCCGCAACTGCCCCCGTTGCTCCGAACCCGTGGAACTCGATCCGGCCCGACACCCACCCGAGGTGGTGGAGCGGATCGAGCGCAGCGGTGAGGCGGTGCATCAGGGGACGGGGTGCCGATCCTGCAACCAGACCGGGTACCGGGGCCGCGTGGCGCTGCACGAGCTCATGCCCGTGAACGACGAGATCGAGCGCGCGATCGTGCGACAGCTACCCGCGGCCGGGATCCGCGCCATCGCCCGGCGCCGATCGATGCCCGATCTGTTCGAGGACGGCCTGGCCAAGGCCCGCTCGGGAAAGACCTCGATCGAGCAGGTCCTCCTGGCCACGCGCATGAGCGAAGACGAAATCCCGCCCGCGCGCGACGACGAGGCCGCGGCCCACGGCGATCGCGCGAGCGACGAGATCACCGAGGCGATCCAGGTGTCGTCGACCCCGGAGCCGGACCCCGCGACCGACGCGCCCGCCCCCGCCTTCGACGACCGGGAGATCTGAAGTGCCGCGCTTCGCCTATCTCGCCCTCGACACCGACGGTCACGAGATCCGTGGCCGTCTCGACGGGCCCACGGCCGAGTGGGTCGGCGAACGCCTCTTCGCCGAGGACCTCATTCCGGTCGACATCGAACACGAGGAACGCGAGCCCGATGCTCTCGAGGCGATCCGGCAACATCTTCCGGTCACCGTCGAAGACCTTTCCCTGTTCAGCAATCAGTTCGCACTGATGCTGGACACGGGACTCCCCATCCTCACGGCGTTGGAACTCCTCGCCGAGAACTCGACGAAGCCACGACTGACGCGGGCCCTGGAGTCGGCGATCGCCGACATCCGGTCGGGCTCGTCCCTCCACGAAGCCCTCGCCGCGACCGGACGATTCCCGGACATCTACCTGAACATGATCCGTGCAGCCGAAGCCAGCGGCACGGTGGTCGAAGTGCTGCGACAGCTGGGCGGATACCTCGATCGTGAGGCCGAGCTGCGTAATCGCCTGAAGGGCGCACTGATCTACCCGATCTTCCTGGTGGTCCTCGCCGCGGCCGTCGTCGTGTTCCTGATGGTCGCGATCATTCCGAAGTTCACCCAGGTGCTCGTACAGATGGGTGTGGACCTGCCCTGGCCGACCCGTGCCCTGATCGCGATCAGCGGATTCGTGACCTCGTTCTGGCCGTGGTTGCTGGCCGGCCTGGCCGGCCTGGGAGTCGGCGCCTGGGTACTGGCGCGCGACGAAGAGCTGCGTCTCCGGCTCGATGGTCTGTTGCTTGCTGTTCCGGGCATCGGAGCCCTGATCAGCAAGGCGAGCATGTCGCGTCTGTGCTTCGTGCTCGGCTCCCTGCTGCACGGGGGAATCGCAATCGTCGAGGCCCTCGAGGTGGCGGGCGCGACGGCCGGCAACCGCCGGATCGCCGCGGCGGTCCACGAGGCCCGCGGGCAGATCGTGGCGGGACGGAGCATCGCCGATGCTCTGGCCCACGCCGGAACGATGCCCGCATTGGTGTTGCAGATGGTCTCGATCGGCGAGGCCACCGGCAACCTCGACGCCGTCCTCGTGCGTGTGTCGGAGCTCTACGACGAGCAGGTCGCGCGAGCGACCAACAGCATGCTCAAGCTCGTCGAGCCCGCGTTGATCGTGGTGCTCGGCGGAATCGTCGGATTCATCGCCTTGTCCCTTGTGCTCCCGATGGTCAAGGCGATCGCATCGTTCGGGGGCTGAATCGAATCGACCGGGAGATCGACGAACCATGATCCACAGGAACGCCCAGAAAGGCTTCACCCTGGCCGAGGTCCTGATCGTGATCGCGCTGCTGGGAATCCTCGCCTCGATCGTCGTGCTGAACTTCGGTGGCAGCGATCGGCCCGCGAACGAGCGCGCCCTGCGCGCGAACCTGCAGTCGCTACGCTCGGCCGTCGCCCTGTACAAGGCCGACCACGGACACTGGCCGTGCAGCGAGGACGACTACGGCTATCCGTGCTCGAACCAGGACTTCCGCCGCAAGCTCACCTGGTACAGCCGTAAGGACGGCCGGACCAGGAACGCGAAGAACGCGACCTACGCCTACGGACCGTACCTCGACGACTTCCCCGTCGAGCCCTTCAGCCAGGCCGACTCGGTGAGCTGGTCCCTGGGCACCGAACGTCTCAAGGAGCGCGTGGCCGACGCCGTCGACGGCAGCTCCGGAGACGGGGGCTGGTACTACGAGCCCGAGAGCGGTGTGGTCGTCCCGAACCTGGGCTCGGCCTTCCCGAATGAGTACGCCCGTTTCTAGGGGGAACTCGCGCGGCTTCACGCTCGCGGAGATCCTGATCGCCCTCGCGGTCCTGGGCGTGGCCGGGATCACGGCCGTGACCCTGCTCGCCCAGCTCACGAAGGCGAACGTCGACGGCCGCGAGGACGTGCAACGGCACGCGATCGCCGCTGCGGTCATGGAGAGCCTCCTGGTCCGCGGGTTCGACGGTCTCGGGCCGGGAACCGCGACGGGAACGACACCGGGTGGCGAGAGCTGGACGGCGACGGTCAGCGACGAGGACACCGACCTCCGTCGGCTGCGGGTCGATGTCTCGTCCGAGGGCCGGACCGAGACACTCGAAACGCTGATGAGCAATCGGTTCTGAGTCTCTGGGGACGGAGGTGAGCGCATGAGCAACGATCGCGGCTTCACCCTGGTCGAGCTGCTGGTGACGACCGCCGTGGCCGCGATCGTCTCGGGCACCGTGTACGTGCTGATCGACGCCGGGATCGACATGCACGAACGAGGCTCGGAACTCGGCATGGCGAGCGTCGGACTGGCCGGAGCCACGGCCATGCTGCGGGCCGACGTGGCCCGCGCCACCGCCGTGGACGTCGTGGCGCCCGACTCGCTGGTCCTCGAGCGCTCGAACGGCGACCGGATCGCCTGGGCGACACGGACCACCACCGGCGGCCTCGCGCTCTACCGCTCGGTCGACGACGGCAGCGGGTTCTCCGAACGTCCGAAACGCGCGGTGGCCGAACTCGTGGACGGCCCCACCCGACCGGCACACACGAACTTCGTCGCGCTGGCCGACGGCCGGATCCGGGCCCATCTGATTGCCGACGATCGCCATCTCTCCATCGAGTCCGCTCCCTGGAGCAGGCCGTGAATCCCTCGCTCCCGATCCTCCACGATCGACGCGGGTTCTCCCTGGGGCTCGTGCTCTTCGCGATCATCCTCTTGTCGTCGCTGGCGCTGACCCTCACCACGCTCACGTTGGCCACCCGCACCGAAACGGTGCGCGACCTCGACACCGATCGTGCCGCCTACCTGGCACGCGCCGGATTCGAACGAACCTGCGCCGAGGTCCTGCTTCGCTCGAACGACTGGTCGACCCTGGATTCCGATCCCTTCGGCGGCGTGGACTTCGGGAACGGCAGCTACCACGTGACCCTGAGCAACCGCGCCCCCGACAGCACGAGGGTCGACGTCCTGGCCGTGCTCGGCGACAGCGAACGCCAACTCCTCTTCGCCGCCCACCGGACCAGCCACGAAGGGGCGACCATCGGTGTGCGACTCGTCCGGATCGCCGATCCGACCCTCGACGTGCTCACGCGCTAGGAGTCGCCGTGCACCTTCCCTCGATCCAGTTCTCCCGACAGCGCCGCACCGTTCTCGGTATGGACATCGGCGCCGACGGTGTGCGGCTGGTGGCAGCGGACCGACGCGGTGGTCACTTCGAGGTCGACTGGATCGAAGAGGTCTCGTTGACCGAGCTCCAGGGCTTCGCCGACTACGACTCGGTGCTCGCGAAGCTCGAGGACGTGATCGCGCCGCGCGTCAAGGGCAGCCTGGACGTGGCGACGGTCCCGCCGTGGAACTCCGCTCGGGTGGTGATCGAGGAGATGCCGGCGATGGACGCCGCGCGCTTCCACCACGCGGCGCGCTGGTACTTCCAGAAGCACGCCCAGGAGGACATGCTCGATCCCGTCAACCGTGGGATCCCGCAGCCCTCGCGCGCCACACCCGACGGCAAGGAGGTCGTCGACGGGATCATGGTGTCGCTCGACGAGGTCATGATGCGCGGCCTCGCCGACCTGTGCCAGAAGCTCGACCTGCGGCTGCAGTGGCTGGTGCCTTCGGCCCTTTGCTATCCGGCACTCCTGAGGGCGGCCGGAGACCGTGAACACCGGGCACTGTTCCTGGACATCGGGGCGGGCCAGTCGCGCATGACC from the Candidatus Krumholzibacteriia bacterium genome contains:
- a CDS encoding type II secretion system protein: MIHRNAQKGFTLAEVLIVIALLGILASIVVLNFGGSDRPANERALRANLQSLRSAVALYKADHGHWPCSEDDYGYPCSNQDFRRKLTWYSRKDGRTRNAKNATYAYGPYLDDFPVEPFSQADSVSWSLGTERLKERVADAVDGSSGDGGWYYEPESGVVVPNLGSAFPNEYARF
- a CDS encoding type II secretion system F family protein, which codes for MPRFAYLALDTDGHEIRGRLDGPTAEWVGERLFAEDLIPVDIEHEEREPDALEAIRQHLPVTVEDLSLFSNQFALMLDTGLPILTALELLAENSTKPRLTRALESAIADIRSGSSLHEALAATGRFPDIYLNMIRAAEASGTVVEVLRQLGGYLDREAELRNRLKGALIYPIFLVVLAAAVVVFLMVAIIPKFTQVLVQMGVDLPWPTRALIAISGFVTSFWPWLLAGLAGLGVGAWVLARDEELRLRLDGLLLAVPGIGALISKASMSRLCFVLGSLLHGGIAIVEALEVAGATAGNRRIAAAVHEARGQIVAGRSIADALAHAGTMPALVLQMVSIGEATGNLDAVLVRVSELYDEQVARATNSMLKLVEPALIVVLGGIVGFIALSLVLPMVKAIASFGG
- a CDS encoding GspE/PulE family protein yields the protein MSSTFVRALVDGGHVTASDLEPLLAETRDEVQLCDRLARDGVVDARTVLQVRARLLGLSHVEISPYSVDPSVVRTLPEEAARRHRAIPLFRVGNDLTLAMADPTDVLAIDAVRDSTGCDVIPVLALRRDIERAINQFYGIDPILERLVAEAQRTEAVAEVTEREDELDLSDLASDESPTVRLVNLIILKAIRDGASDAHVEPDHDALRVRYRVDGRLGAEQRIPLALHAGIVSRLKILADLDLAQKRLPQDGRISLHAEGRRIDLRISSLPTIRGEKIVLRLLDTQQTLTSLADLGLAPSIETDWRELVASPHGMILVTGPTGSGKTTTLYASLTAINKLDTNIVTVEDPVEFDFPVINQVQVNTKAGLTFSSALRSILRQDPNVIMVGEIRDRETAQIAVRAALTGHLVLSTLHTNDATSAPNRLIDMGVEPYLVASALKGVLAQRLVRRNCPRCSEPVELDPARHPPEVVERIERSGEAVHQGTGCRSCNQTGYRGRVALHELMPVNDEIERAIVRQLPAAGIRAIARRRSMPDLFEDGLAKARSGKTSIEQVLLATRMSEDEIPPARDDEAAAHGDRASDEITEAIQVSSTPEPDPATDAPAPAFDDREI
- a CDS encoding prepilin-type N-terminal cleavage/methylation domain-containing protein; the encoded protein is MSNDRGFTLVELLVTTAVAAIVSGTVYVLIDAGIDMHERGSELGMASVGLAGATAMLRADVARATAVDVVAPDSLVLERSNGDRIAWATRTTTGGLALYRSVDDGSGFSERPKRAVAELVDGPTRPAHTNFVALADGRIRAHLIADDRHLSIESAPWSRP
- a CDS encoding type II secretion system protein; the protein is MSTPVSRGNSRGFTLAEILIALAVLGVAGITAVTLLAQLTKANVDGREDVQRHAIAAAVMESLLVRGFDGLGPGTATGTTPGGESWTATVSDEDTDLRRLRVDVSSEGRTETLETLMSNRF